The region CGGGTATGGTCACCGGCTCCCCGCTGAGCCAACCAGTGCGGACCGCCTGCGCTGATTGTTCGGGGTTGAGCCCTTTACCTGGCTTCGGGTAGACCGCTGTTGGTGTGGTGCCGGTGAAGGTGACACGCGGCACGGTCATCTCCGGGCCAAGCTCGCCAGCGACCTTGCGTAGTTCCGTGTCGAGCCGTTCGGCGTCCACGGTCACCACCGGCTCGACCTCGCGGGAACCGAAGAGCCGGCTGAGCGGGTTCGCCTCCGCCTTCAGGCTCGCGGCCACGGTCGCATCCACGTCCACAGCGAGGCCGACGTCGGCGGGCTTGATCTGAGCGGTCTTCTCCCCGATCCGCACCGTCACCGGCGCGTCGAGGGTCTGCGCCCGGCGGGTCAGGTCGGCGCGCAGCGCCTCGGCGGCCTCGGTCCGGCTCTTGCCACCCACGTCGACCCCGAGTACGACGGTGCCCCGGGGCACCTCACCGGAGTACGCGTAGGCGGTGGTCACACCGATGGTGGCGAGCACGACGGCGGCGGCGCCACCGGCGATCAGTGCCTGACGGGTACGACGACGTGGTGTCCGGTTGTCCGGGGCCGTGCCCGCTGGCCCGGCCGGTGTGGCACCACCACCACTCGGCCCGGTGGCCGGAACGTCGGCGAACGAGATGGCCTTGACCTGAACGGTCGGTGCCTCGTTGGCCGGGACCTGCTTGTCGCCGTACAGACTCACTCGCAACCTCGTTCGGGGCTACGACCGGCGCCCGGGTTGACCTATCCTCCCGCGCCGGCCACGACACTGAATGACTACGGTAGCCAAAGATCTGGGCGGGACCGAGTACGAGGCCCGGCCCACCGCATCGACCAGCTCACTTGATCAATCGGCCAGTAGGATTGTCGGGCACGGTCCGGGGCAAACGACGCGCGGTAACCGTCGAGCCGGGACAGGAATCTCGGCACCCTATCCTCGCAGAGCGCGAGGACGATGTGCGAGCGTGAGGCGCATGACGGTAAGGGCGGCGAACTCATCCGCGAAGACGATGCCCCAGCAGTCCCTCACCTATGGCGGCGGCTGGCTGGACCGGGCGAGCGGATCGCGTACCGATCCGGCCTGGCTCGCGTCGAAGCTGGCCAGTCCCGGCGCGCGGATCATCCCCATGTGGCGGGACCAGTGCCTGGTGACGGGGGAGTCACCCATCCCGGTGCGGCTGGCGGCCACCGAAGCGGCCGAGGTGCTGGCCGTCGCCGCCGAAGGACCGGTGTTCCTGGGGCTCGACGGTCCGGACGGTGTGTTCGCGGTGGACCTGTCGGCTCTGGCCGTGACCAGGGCGGTCGAGGTGACCGGTGCCGACCGGGTGCTGGACGTACGGGCCCTGGTCGGGACACTCAGCCCGAGCGAGGCGGCCAGCCACGCGTACGCCCGGGGCCTGCTCTACTGGCACCGTCATCAGCGGTTCTGTGGCACCTGCGGCGGCCGGACCGACACCCGTGATGGCGGACACCTGCGGGTCTGCCCGAGCGCGGACTGTGCCCGACTGTTCTTCCCGCGCATCGAACCCGCCGTCATCGTTCTGATCGAGGCACCGGAGGCGCCGGACCGTTGCCTGCTGGCGCAGCACCGGGGCGCGCCCGAAGGGGCGTATTCGCTGCTGGCCGGGTTTCTGGAGATCGGCGAGAGCCTGGCGGACGCGGTCCGACGCGAGGTTGCCGAGGAGGCGGGCGTACGGCTGGCTTCGGTGACGTACCAGGACTCGCAGGCCTGGCCGTTCCCGGCGGGGCTGATGGTCGGGTTCCGGGCAGTCGCCGCCACCGAGGAAATCTCGGTCGACGAGGACGAGTTGGTGGCGGCACGCTGGTTCACCCGGGCGGAGCTGCGCGAACGGGTCGCCGCTGGGCATCAGCTCGATCGCCCGGACTCGATCGGCCGGCAGCTGTTGCAGGCCTGGCTCGACGCGGGCGACTGAGCCGGGACGCGGGTCAGTTGACTCCGAGCCGGGTCAGTTGACTCCGAGCGGGGGGTCAGTTGACTCCGAGCGGGGGGTCAGTTGACTCCGAGCGAGGTCAGCTGACGTCGACTTCTCGGCTGGAACTGGTCGGGCAGGAACGTTCTGGCCGATGGGCCAGCCAGCCCATCACCAGCACGGTCGCTGCGGCGGTCACCAACGAACTGCCCAGGACCCCCGGGAGGCTACGTGGCGCGACCAGTACCGCGACGACGACCAGCCCTGCCAGCGCCAGCCACAGTGGACCGGACGGCCAGGGCGCACCGGCCGCCACCTGGGCGTTGACCAGCACGAACACCAGGGCGTAGAGCGCTCCGGTGGCGGCGAAGAGGGGCGCGTACCCGGCCAACCACAGGTAGTCGGCACCACCGGCCAGCCGGATCGCGAACTCTCCACCGACTGCCGAGGCGGCGACGAGCACGACCCCACAGACGGCGGTGACGATCAGCGCCACGCTCCGGGTACGCCGGTCACCCCGAGCCAGCCGGGGCAGGGCGAGCACGGTGACCACCTGCGGGGCCCAGAGCGCCCCCTTGGTGAGCACGCTGCCCACCGCGTACCCGCCGGACTCCGCGACCGACAGCAACTGCCGGGCCAGGAGCAGGTCCGCGTACGACACGGCGAGCATCGCCAGGGTGGCACTGCCAGCGGTGAGCACCGAGCGTCCCCTCAGGACACTGTCCAGCTTCGCCACCGGGTCCGACCCGGTGTCCGCCCGCCGATCGGGAGCCGCGAGCCAGGCCAGGACGGGCAGGGTCAGGTAACCGACCACCACCCCGACCAGCAGGGACCGGGTCAGCCCGGCACCCGCCGCCAGCCCGCCGATCAGCCCGGCGTACCGGCCGGTGGCCAGGACACCCATTCCGGCGGCGAGCCGCAGGAAGCGTTGGTCGCCCTGGAGCTCCCCGAGCCACCGGCCGGCGAGTACGACCGGGACGGTCGTCGCGGCCAGCAGCACCGCCACCGGAACCGGCAGATGCAGGTACGACGTGAGCAGCGGCGTCGTCGCGAGCAGGGCACCGCCGGTGAGGGCGGCGGTGGCCACGGTGACCCGGGTGGCCGGGATCCGGCCGTATCGGGCCCGGCGGACGGCGACCGCGATCTGGAGGCCGAGGCCGGGAACCCCGGCGATGCCGCCGAGCGCCAACACGGTTGCCAGCGCGCCCAGGTCACCGGCGCTGAGTTGCCGGGCGCCGAGCATCGGCACCAGGAACGCCAGCCCGTTGGTCAGCATTGCCGCAGCCGTGACCGCCGCACCGGCCATCCCCAGGCGGCTGCTGCCAGCCCCGGTGTCCCGTTCCGTGCCCTGTGTCATGCCGCCC is a window of Micromonospora polyrhachis DNA encoding:
- the nudC gene encoding NAD(+) diphosphatase, with translation MTVRAANSSAKTMPQQSLTYGGGWLDRASGSRTDPAWLASKLASPGARIIPMWRDQCLVTGESPIPVRLAATEAAEVLAVAAEGPVFLGLDGPDGVFAVDLSALAVTRAVEVTGADRVLDVRALVGTLSPSEAASHAYARGLLYWHRHQRFCGTCGGRTDTRDGGHLRVCPSADCARLFFPRIEPAVIVLIEAPEAPDRCLLAQHRGAPEGAYSLLAGFLEIGESLADAVRREVAEEAGVRLASVTYQDSQAWPFPAGLMVGFRAVAATEEISVDEDELVAARWFTRAELRERVAAGHQLDRPDSIGRQLLQAWLDAGD
- a CDS encoding polysaccharide biosynthesis protein, with the translated sequence MTQGTERDTGAGSSRLGMAGAAVTAAAMLTNGLAFLVPMLGARQLSAGDLGALATVLALGGIAGVPGLGLQIAVAVRRARYGRIPATRVTVATAALTGGALLATTPLLTSYLHLPVPVAVLLAATTVPVVLAGRWLGELQGDQRFLRLAAGMGVLATGRYAGLIGGLAAGAGLTRSLLVGVVVGYLTLPVLAWLAAPDRRADTGSDPVAKLDSVLRGRSVLTAGSATLAMLAVSYADLLLARQLLSVAESGGYAVGSVLTKGALWAPQVVTVLALPRLARGDRRTRSVALIVTAVCGVVLVAASAVGGEFAIRLAGGADYLWLAGYAPLFAATGALYALVFVLVNAQVAAGAPWPSGPLWLALAGLVVVAVLVAPRSLPGVLGSSLVTAAATVLVMGWLAHRPERSCPTSSSREVDVS